In Fusobacterium nucleatum, the genomic stretch TTGATAAAAGAGCTGTTGAATTAAATAATTCATATTCATCAGATAGTAAGAGTAGTGGTGTATCAACAGGAGTAACAATTGGTTATGGTGATGGTGTACAAACAGAAGCAAATGGAGTAAGTATTTCAGCTTCTAAATCTAAAATGAATACTAATGGAACTAATTTCCAAAATGGTAGATTTATAAATGTAGATGAAGTACATAACAATACAAAAAATATGACTCTTTCTGGTTTTAACCAAGAAAGTGGAACAGTTACTGGTAATATAGAAAATCTAACTATTGAAAGTAAACAAAATACATCTACAACAAAGGGAAGTACAAAAGGTGGAAGTCTAAGTATATCAGCAAATGGTCTGCCATCAGGAAGTGCAAATTATTCCAAAACAAACGGAGAAAGAAAATATGTAGATAATGCAAGTACTTTCATAATAGGAAATGAAAGTAATCTAAAAGTAGGTAAAGTAGAAAATACAGCTGCTGCGATAGGAGCAAGTGGAAATGGAAAACTATCAATAGATGAATATCTAGGACATAACTTAGAAAATGTAGATAAGTTAAAAACAGCAGGAGGTTCAGTAGGAATATCAACTTCTGGAATAAATAGCATAGGTATAAATTACAGTGATAGAAAACAAGAGGGAATAATAAAGAATACTGTAATAGGAAATGTAGAAATAGGAAAATCTTCTGGCGCTGAAATCAATAAAGATTTAGATACAATGACAGAAATAACAAAAGATAGAAAGTTTGAAACGAATGTCAATATAGAATCTCAAACTATTAAATATGCTTTAAATCCAGAAGCCTTTAAACAAGATTTAGCAAAGGCAAAAGATGAAATCACAGATATAGGAAGTGTAGTAGAAAATAGTATAAATCCAAAAGGAAAAGATAAGAGAAATATATTTGCAAATCTAAGAGCACAAAGATGGAATACAAGCTTTTATAATGTAACAGGCTCAAGAATGGAAGAGCTAAGTAGGCAATTTAAAGCAGGAGAAATAGATGAAAAAGAACTAAAAGAAGCAGCAAGAGATTTAATAAAAGGCTATGGAAAAGATATAGGAATAGATTTTGAAGTATTATACTTAGATGAAGCAACAATGCCAAAAGATTCAAAAGGAAGTACAGGGTCATCTTATATACTAGATAAAAAAAATAGAAAAGTATTAATACCAATAGATGTAAATAAGCTAAAAGATACAGGAGATTTATTTGGAACATTAACAGAAGAAGTATCCCATGGAAAAGATGCCTTAGAAGGAAGACAAGACTTAAATGTAGCCAATGATGAAACAAATAAAGAAAAGGGCTTAGAAAGTTTAGGAAGACCAGCAAATGAATATGTAAAAAATAAGCTGGGAGAAGATAATAACAGTAAAATATCACTAACAACAGATGGAATAGATTTAAGTAATGCTAATGTTGGAGAAAAAGTTGGAGATAACTCATTTGCTCTTGAAACAGTAGCAACAACTGGGACAGGAATGGTAACAGGGATAAGTGCTCCAGTAGTAGCAGGGATAGCAGTAGCAGGAGGTATTGTATATTATAATATTTTTATGCCAGAAGAAGAGAAAGAACAATTAAAAAGAGAAATTTTTCAAATATATGAAAATACAAAAGAAGGATTTAGTAGTATATTAGATAAAGAAGACTTTAAAGATCTTGTAATTGCTGTAATTAAATCTGAATTAAAAGAAAGAGGGATAGAAGCAGATGTAAAAATAGATAAAGATGGAAATGTTATATATACGCTATCTCCATTACCAGAAGATATGAAAAAACCTAAAATTCCTTCATTTCCATTACCAGATAAAAAAATTTTTCAAATTCCTCCAATGATTCCACCAAAACAAGAAACGCAAAAGGAAAGATGGGAAAGAGAGGAGAGAGCTAAAAGAGAAGAACAAGAATTTTTTAATGAATTACAAAAGCTAAATGGAATTCCATTGCACCAAGAAAGACCTGTTACTATTATATATACTAAAAGTGATGGGAAAAAGTTTGATGGGAAATATAAGCCATCTCCTAAACATGATCCAAAAACAGGATATCCTGGTGCAAGTAAGAGTAATATTCCTGATATTGAAACTGGACAAGAGTTATTAGAAGATTCTTATGGAAACTCAAAGGTAAAGCAAAGGTATGTTTGGTATAGAGGAAGATTAGTAGAGTTTCAACCTGGAAATGATGGAACTTGGCATGATTATACTGTAGATGGTAATGAAGTCCCAATAGATGTATTGAGACAAATGAGAGATGATGGTATTATAACCAACTCTGAATACCAAAAATTAAAAAAAGGAAAAAAATAAATTAAATATACATAGAATAGAAAGGAAAAATATGAAAAATTTTGAATTAAGACCTATTTATTATCCAAAGGGTTCATACTTAAATTATATATTAGAAATTTGGGTAGATGGAGTTAATATAAGTCAATTTTATGAAGACAATAAATTGAGAATAGATGTAGGGTATATCTTTCATATTTATAATTTTTTTGATGACTATTTAGAAGATATTATGAGAGAACAAGTTTTACCTTATGAAGATGTAGAGGGTAAAACAATTTTTGAAACCATAGACAATATTAAAGAAAAATATTTTTATTGGCTAAAAGATGATTATGAACATAACACAGATGATGAAACTGATGAAGAAATGGAGCAAATAATTAGTATATCAGAACCTTTGTATGATTGGCAAAGAGCACATCGTTGGCTTTCATCAGGACCATTTTTGTACATACCAGATACTATTTTTAGAAGGATAGGAGATAAAATAGAAATTTCTTGGGATACTACTTGGGATATTACATATCAACAAAGAAAATATGAAAATGAAAATATCAAATTTATTTCAACAAAGGGAGTAAGTTATATTGATGCCAATGAGTTTTACTTGGAAATAAAAAATTTTTTAAAAAAGATAGATGATATATCAAAAATTCAAAATGAAAAATTTCAGCTTATTAGTGAAACAGGAAAATTAATATATGCAAAAGACCCTTATAATAATATTGAATTTAAAGAAGAAAAAGAATTTTTACAAGATTTAGAAAAAATAGATTATAAATTTTTCACTATATATGAATTAGTGTTAATAACAGAAAAAGATAAAAAAGTAGTTCCAATTATATTGAAATATCTTTCAAAAATAGAAGATGAAAATATAAAAACACATTTAGTTTATTTTTTAGCAGTAAAGAATTATAAGGAAGCCTCTGAAAAACTAATAAAAGAATTTTATAATGCTAAAACAAATGAATATAAAATAGCGTTATCGAAGGCTTTATCAACTATTTATAATAAAGATGTTTTAAATGAATTATTAGAAATGGCTGAAAATAAAGAATTTAAAAATGTAAATTTTCCAATTATATCCACTTTAAATAAATATAAAGATAAAAGAGTAAAAAAATTTTTAAAAGAATAGGATAGAATTTAAAAAATATGAAGAAATAATTGAAGTATGTTAATATTAAAAAAAGCTATGTAGATTGAAAAATATTTATATAGCTTTTTGTATAAATATTACTTGAAAAACTAAGAGCATAAAAATAGAATACATAATAACATAAAATATGGGTTAAAAATGAATGAACTACAAAATTATAGAAAGAGATTTAAGAAATAAAT encodes the following:
- a CDS encoding hemagglutinin repeat-containing protein, giving the protein MKSGDILVGIASTTNTVTGVVSGLASNQGTKLPLSAVNKNNSDDDNDDNQDNTVGKDNLKAAQATNNFYANVGVNLGFNKSSSKTNSHNERAVVTTTKGKDKDSSITYNDVKNIEYVGTQAQNTKFIYNNVDNIDKRAVELNNSYSSDSKSSGVSTGVTIGYGDGVQTEANGVSISASKSKMNTNGTNFQNGRFINVDEVHNNTKNMTLSGFNQESGTVTGNIENLTIESKQNTSTTKGSTKGGSLSISANGLPSGSANYSKTNGERKYVDNASTFIIGNESNLKVGKVENTAAAIGASGNGKLSIDEYLGHNLENVDKLKTAGGSVGISTSGINSIGINYSDRKQEGIIKNTVIGNVEIGKSSGAEINKDLDTMTEITKDRKFETNVNIESQTIKYALNPEAFKQDLAKAKDEITDIGSVVENSINPKGKDKRNIFANLRAQRWNTSFYNVTGSRMEELSRQFKAGEIDEKELKEAARDLIKGYGKDIGIDFEVLYLDEATMPKDSKGSTGSSYILDKKNRKVLIPIDVNKLKDTGDLFGTLTEEVSHGKDALEGRQDLNVANDETNKEKGLESLGRPANEYVKNKLGEDNNSKISLTTDGIDLSNANVGEKVGDNSFALETVATTGTGMVTGISAPVVAGIAVAGGIVYYNIFMPEEEKEQLKREIFQIYENTKEGFSSILDKEDFKDLVIAVIKSELKERGIEADVKIDKDGNVIYTLSPLPEDMKKPKIPSFPLPDKKIFQIPPMIPPKQETQKERWEREERAKREEQEFFNELQKLNGIPLHQERPVTIIYTKSDGKKFDGKYKPSPKHDPKTGYPGASKSNIPDIETGQELLEDSYGNSKVKQRYVWYRGRLVEFQPGNDGTWHDYTVDGNEVPIDVLRQMRDDGIITNSEYQKLKKGKK
- a CDS encoding diguanylate phosphodiesterase; translation: MKNFELRPIYYPKGSYLNYILEIWVDGVNISQFYEDNKLRIDVGYIFHIYNFFDDYLEDIMREQVLPYEDVEGKTIFETIDNIKEKYFYWLKDDYEHNTDDETDEEMEQIISISEPLYDWQRAHRWLSSGPFLYIPDTIFRRIGDKIEISWDTTWDITYQQRKYENENIKFISTKGVSYIDANEFYLEIKNFLKKIDDISKIQNEKFQLISETGKLIYAKDPYNNIEFKEEKEFLQDLEKIDYKFFTIYELVLITEKDKKVVPIILKYLSKIEDENIKTHLVYFLAVKNYKEASEKLIKEFYNAKTNEYKIALSKALSTIYNKDVLNELLEMAENKEFKNVNFPIISTLNKYKDKRVKKFLKE